One part of the Gammaproteobacteria bacterium genome encodes these proteins:
- a CDS encoding decaprenyl-phosphate phosphoribosyltransferase — translation MIAFWGLIRPHQWLKNLLLLFPPFLAGRLLGESYSLPGLLLPVFCFCLASSATYIINDILDVELDRRHPRKCRRPLASGKISV, via the coding sequence ATGATTGCATTTTGGGGGTTGATCCGTCCGCACCAGTGGCTCAAAAACCTCCTGCTGCTGTTCCCACCTTTTTTGGCGGGGAGGCTGCTGGGCGAGTCTTATTCTTTGCCGGGACTTTTGCTTCCTGTTTTTTGCTTCTGTTTGGCATCGAGTGCCACCTACATCATCAATGATATCCTGGATGTTGAGCTGGATCGACGCCATCCGCGCAAGTGCCGAAGGCCACTTGCTTCCGGAAAAATCTCTGTCC